Proteins encoded within one genomic window of Halorussus salilacus:
- the gatB gene encoding Asp-tRNA(Asn)/Glu-tRNA(Gln) amidotransferase subunit GatB, with product MTPQAVQQEDLAVVIGLEVHVQLETDTKIFCGCSTDVADDEPNTHTCPVCLGLPGALPVLNEAAVESAVKVGKAIDADVPEETTFHRKNYFYPDLPKGFQITQYDAPICQDGELAVEVDGERRTVGIQRAHLEEDPGSLQHQGGNIDSADYTLVDYNRAGVPLMEIVTEPDFRGAEEVRAFLAKLEEVLEYLGVFDSGRDGSLRIDANLSVVPADEVGDDGEISEETLEEANRTEVKNISSHKGAQKALSYEATRQKNSIKRGREIAQETRHWDEARGVTVSMRSKEEEKDYRYFREADLPPLQVSDWKQKLEIPELPDARRERFREEYGLSEEAASKLTSTKQVADFYEDVASEFDPDLAATWVADNLLGELNYRDMAITDVADRLDEFKRLVELVADEEITTKNAEEVVLREMLDEGEDPETVIDREDLGKADEGAVEGAVAEAIEENPDAVEDYHAGEDGALNFLVGQVMQKTGGSADPGSVNGLLRERLDE from the coding sequence ATGACCCCTCAGGCTGTCCAGCAGGAGGACCTCGCGGTCGTCATCGGACTGGAGGTCCACGTCCAGCTGGAGACGGACACGAAGATCTTCTGCGGCTGTTCGACCGACGTGGCCGACGACGAACCGAACACCCACACCTGTCCGGTGTGTCTCGGCCTTCCGGGCGCGCTCCCGGTGCTGAACGAGGCGGCGGTCGAGTCGGCCGTGAAGGTTGGGAAGGCCATCGACGCCGACGTCCCCGAGGAGACCACGTTCCACCGGAAGAACTACTTCTACCCCGACCTGCCGAAGGGGTTCCAGATAACCCAGTACGACGCGCCTATCTGTCAGGACGGCGAGCTCGCCGTCGAGGTCGACGGCGAGCGCCGGACCGTGGGCATCCAGCGCGCCCATCTCGAAGAGGACCCCGGGAGCCTCCAGCACCAGGGCGGCAACATCGACAGCGCCGACTACACGCTGGTCGACTACAACCGCGCGGGCGTCCCGCTGATGGAGATCGTGACGGAGCCCGACTTCCGTGGTGCCGAGGAGGTCCGGGCCTTCCTTGCCAAGCTCGAGGAGGTCCTCGAATATCTGGGCGTCTTCGACAGCGGGCGCGACGGGAGCCTCCGAATCGACGCCAACCTCAGCGTCGTCCCCGCCGACGAGGTCGGCGACGACGGCGAGATTAGCGAGGAGACCCTCGAAGAAGCCAACCGGACCGAGGTCAAGAACATCTCCAGCCACAAGGGCGCACAGAAGGCGCTCTCCTACGAGGCGACCCGCCAGAAGAACTCCATCAAGCGCGGTCGCGAGATAGCACAGGAGACCCGCCACTGGGACGAGGCCCGCGGCGTCACCGTCTCGATGCGCTCGAAGGAGGAGGAGAAGGACTACCGCTACTTCCGCGAGGCCGACCTGCCGCCCCTGCAGGTCAGCGACTGGAAGCAGAAGTTAGAGATTCCCGAGCTTCCGGACGCGCGCCGCGAGCGCTTCCGCGAGGAGTACGGCCTGAGCGAGGAGGCGGCCTCGAAGCTCACCTCCACCAAGCAGGTCGCCGACTTCTACGAGGACGTGGCGAGCGAGTTCGACCCCGACCTCGCGGCGACGTGGGTCGCCGACAATCTGCTCGGCGAACTCAACTACCGCGATATGGCGATTACGGACGTTGCAGACCGCCTCGACGAGTTCAAGCGACTCGTCGAACTCGTCGCCGACGAGGAGATCACCACCAAGAACGCCGAGGAGGTCGTCCTCCGCGAGATGCTCGACGAGGGCGAGGACCCCGAGACCGTCATCGACCGCGAGGACCTCGGCAAGGCCGACGAGGGCGCGGTCGAGGGCGCGGTCGCGGAGGCCATCGAGGAGAACCCCGACGCGGTCGAGGATTACCACGCGGGCGAGGACGGCGCGCTCAACTTCCTCGTCGGGCAGGTGATGCAGAAGACCGGCGGGAGCGCCGACCCCGGTTCGGTGAACGGACTGCTCCGCGAGCGACTCGACGAGTAA
- a CDS encoding MATE family efflux transporter has product MTTGAITPKLMSLSWPLVAGNLLQTFYNLADMFWVGRVSPEAVAAVSLMFPTSWMFVSVAMGLTAASVALVSQHVGAGNDRRADNVVAQTVLLAVAVGLTLATVGFAVREPLVSLVGAEGQVYTDALAYIEVLFVAIPFTFLFFVFRAVLRGAGDTKTAMWLMVISAGLNVVLDPFFILGWGPFPEWGTRGAAVATLISRVLVALVGIYILVRGDWGVRLRLEDLRPDRPVMKKLVTVGSPATVDGAARSFAAVAMAALVARFGPIPTAAYGVGVRLMSVSWTVSGAVGQAAATGVGQNLGADTPDRAAEVTWKATAGTMAVLFGAGALMFAFPAEAMRVFIREPAVVAEGVDFLRIIAPFLAFFGGLMVVQGGFRGAGDTTVAMALSFLSRWVFRIPLALLFAYQGTVTLGGVSVAGFAWGTDGLWWAWSASALGSFAVGVLWFGLGRWKEGVIEKDESVTPGD; this is encoded by the coding sequence ATGACGACCGGGGCCATCACGCCGAAACTGATGAGTCTGTCGTGGCCCCTCGTCGCGGGCAACCTCCTCCAGACGTTCTACAACCTCGCGGATATGTTCTGGGTGGGTCGCGTCAGTCCCGAGGCGGTCGCGGCGGTCTCGCTGATGTTCCCGACCTCGTGGATGTTCGTCTCGGTCGCGATGGGGCTGACCGCGGCGTCGGTCGCGCTGGTCTCCCAGCACGTCGGCGCGGGCAACGACCGCCGGGCAGACAACGTGGTCGCCCAGACCGTCCTGCTCGCGGTCGCGGTCGGGCTGACGCTCGCGACGGTCGGGTTCGCCGTCCGCGAACCCCTCGTCTCGCTGGTCGGCGCGGAGGGGCAGGTGTACACCGACGCGCTGGCGTACATCGAGGTCCTGTTCGTCGCCATCCCCTTCACGTTCCTCTTTTTCGTCTTCCGGGCGGTCCTCCGGGGCGCGGGCGACACCAAGACCGCGATGTGGCTGATGGTCATCTCCGCGGGATTGAACGTGGTGCTGGACCCCTTCTTCATCCTCGGCTGGGGCCCGTTCCCCGAGTGGGGCACCCGGGGAGCGGCGGTCGCGACGCTCATCTCGCGGGTCCTCGTGGCCCTCGTCGGCATCTACATCCTCGTTCGCGGGGACTGGGGCGTCCGACTCCGACTGGAGGACCTCCGGCCCGACAGGCCGGTGATGAAGAAGCTCGTGACCGTGGGCTCGCCCGCGACCGTCGACGGCGCTGCCCGCAGCTTCGCGGCGGTCGCGATGGCCGCGCTGGTCGCGCGGTTCGGCCCGATTCCGACCGCGGCCTACGGCGTCGGCGTCCGACTGATGTCGGTGTCGTGGACCGTCTCGGGCGCGGTCGGGCAGGCGGCCGCGACCGGCGTCGGCCAGAACCTCGGAGCCGACACGCCCGACCGTGCCGCCGAGGTTACGTGGAAGGCGACCGCGGGAACGATGGCGGTCCTGTTCGGGGCCGGAGCGCTCATGTTCGCGTTCCCCGCCGAGGCGATGCGGGTGTTCATCCGCGAGCCCGCGGTGGTCGCGGAGGGCGTCGATTTCCTCCGAATCATCGCGCCCTTCCTCGCTTTCTTCGGCGGGCTGATGGTCGTGCAGGGCGGGTTCCGGGGTGCTGGCGACACGACGGTCGCGATGGCGCTCTCGTTCCTCTCGCGGTGGGTGTTCCGCATCCCGCTCGCGCTCCTGTTCGCGTATCAGGGGACCGTCACCCTCGGCGGGGTCTCCGTCGCCGGATTCGCGTGGGGTACCGACGGCCTCTGGTGGGCGTGGTCTGCGTCGGCGCTCGGGTCGTTCGCGGTCGGGGTCCTCTGGTTCGGTCTCGGCCGCTGGAAGGAGGGCGTCATCGAGAAAGACGAGTCGGTGACGCCCGGGGACTGA
- a CDS encoding Eco57I restriction-modification methylase domain-containing protein codes for MSQPTLSSEPYRNSNLFSGYYLDERIAELDEWEDAEGVEGAFERLQALYEREQKVVEGQKEDALIDAWIDPVLEILGYGSRPEVTLPDGGGYIDRLLFDSEEARREAEMEAMEADEEVLFKKASGLLEAKQWNASFTQRFSEERQYRDASHQVKFYLERTPESVQWGILTNGRKWRLYGTNDYETQTFYEIDLPELLEFGDVEDFKYFYLFFRPEAFREVSGSTFLDTVWNESETAAQELGEDLQDNVFTALRVLGKGFVETNDLHIDPDDEAALDELKEQSLVLLYRLMFVLYAESRNLIDPDDSTAKQKYDENFSLDRKRLDILDTIDSGESFDSAYSEYSMSIWQRLQDLFRLIDQGEDDLGIPPYNGGLFDADEHEFLAENRVADEYIAEVIYRLSTTETDEGEFVPADYADLDTRHLGSIYEGLLEHEFRIAPEQYAAVSEDGGQVWKPATEVSVADAVETVPEGSLYVVNDEGERKATGAYYTPDYVVTYIVEETVDPLIEEIDEDLAETDLEPGTVEYVTEFWKRVKELKILDPAMGSGHFLTKATGYLAEQVMAEVRELETATLFDEEQIRREVSKECIYGVDLNGMAVELAKLSMWLETLSADQPLAFLDHHLKAGNSLVGSDITEILSTSDEDGPSGQAKLQDFLEQTRQQALQQVMDRMQDLLAIENDTLADIKEMERTYEEIREDPLFERLLEMASVHTAGQFGLDVPDNADERMAKALRDDSWADVAETDWFRSAQAMAGEEQFFHWELEFPEVFFGEDGGVSEDAGFDAVVGNPPYVRIYGDTLNDDFVEFLRTTYETAHMKFDLYVIFTQKGIELTRENGTFSYIIPDKFANAPYGEPIREFILRQTSIQSILDLREKSVFKGVTVSNLIPVLRNSNSSEKSFELRLWKDDTHQVAGSLTRETTVSRDDSSFRLSRTAKDVELSQKIKNQSLRFDRIFYVNWGLRTGTKEKTEKYVVKDSDAPNSYPMIRGQNIVGRYRLNPPSERIIYEKSDLYNPMFAELFESDKIVFRKISGRGLMAVADKTGYYCFSTLIPCVNIQDVQDVNRPGIPEATPESSKYTNIYYPLTLVNSSLMQWFYKTNLSDNLSVVPNHINKLPIAEIEGPAKSHKKESENGLTEKAIRAINGSQSIENVVDSASEILSEDRDTEVYRLLSNIGEEIMELNQSHLQLNLQLQDYLGNYSDGQTITEIGFTQPPAGSANSILNETTETRTKLQIERAKVEREGPTSVTVHLTARYKPDEEDGHDLDQYGYTETEFLPALRITDLTETEADLVEAFVPVAVEEAGGFADFRDNATKTNSLMDRLKKLTLPKVEDVESGLKSYIETKARAEELDAKIERTDDLIDQIVYELYGLTDEEIEIVENAVGE; via the coding sequence ATGAGCCAACCGACGCTCTCCTCGGAACCCTACCGTAATTCCAATCTCTTCTCCGGCTACTATCTCGACGAGCGAATCGCCGAACTGGACGAATGGGAGGACGCCGAGGGTGTCGAGGGGGCCTTCGAGCGACTGCAGGCGCTCTACGAGCGAGAGCAGAAGGTGGTCGAGGGGCAGAAAGAGGACGCACTGATTGACGCGTGGATAGACCCCGTTCTCGAAATTCTGGGGTACGGCTCACGGCCGGAGGTGACGCTTCCCGACGGAGGCGGGTACATCGACCGACTGCTGTTCGACTCCGAGGAGGCCCGCAGAGAAGCCGAGATGGAGGCCATGGAGGCCGACGAGGAGGTGCTGTTCAAGAAGGCTTCCGGGCTACTGGAAGCCAAGCAGTGGAACGCCAGCTTTACGCAACGATTCAGCGAGGAACGCCAGTATCGGGACGCCTCCCATCAGGTCAAGTTCTATCTCGAACGGACGCCCGAGTCGGTCCAGTGGGGCATCCTGACCAACGGTCGGAAGTGGCGACTCTACGGGACGAACGACTACGAGACCCAGACGTTCTACGAGATCGACCTGCCGGAACTGCTCGAATTCGGCGACGTGGAGGATTTCAAGTACTTCTACCTCTTCTTCCGTCCGGAAGCGTTCCGCGAGGTTTCGGGAAGCACGTTCCTCGATACCGTCTGGAACGAAAGCGAGACCGCGGCACAGGAACTCGGCGAAGACCTTCAGGACAACGTCTTCACGGCGCTGCGGGTCCTCGGGAAGGGGTTCGTCGAGACGAACGACCTGCACATCGACCCCGACGACGAGGCGGCGTTAGACGAACTCAAAGAGCAGTCGCTGGTGTTGCTGTATCGGCTGATGTTCGTCCTCTACGCGGAATCCCGGAATCTCATCGACCCCGACGACTCGACGGCGAAGCAGAAGTACGACGAGAACTTCAGCCTCGACCGCAAGCGCCTCGACATCCTCGACACCATCGATTCGGGCGAGTCCTTCGATTCGGCGTACAGCGAGTACTCGATGTCGATATGGCAACGACTGCAGGACCTCTTTCGCCTCATCGACCAGGGCGAGGACGACCTCGGAATCCCGCCGTACAACGGCGGACTGTTCGACGCCGACGAACACGAGTTCCTGGCGGAAAACCGGGTCGCAGACGAGTACATCGCGGAGGTCATCTACCGCCTCTCGACCACCGAGACCGACGAGGGCGAGTTCGTCCCCGCCGACTACGCCGACCTCGATACGCGACATCTCGGGTCCATCTACGAGGGCCTGCTCGAACACGAATTCCGCATCGCGCCCGAGCAGTACGCCGCGGTCTCGGAAGACGGCGGGCAGGTGTGGAAGCCCGCGACCGAGGTGTCGGTCGCCGACGCCGTCGAGACCGTCCCGGAGGGGAGCCTGTACGTCGTCAACGACGAGGGCGAGCGCAAGGCGACGGGCGCGTACTACACGCCCGACTACGTGGTGACGTACATCGTCGAGGAGACGGTCGACCCCCTCATCGAGGAAATCGACGAAGACCTCGCGGAGACGGACCTCGAACCCGGAACCGTCGAGTACGTCACGGAGTTCTGGAAGCGAGTCAAGGAACTCAAGATACTCGACCCGGCGATGGGAAGCGGTCACTTCCTCACGAAGGCGACGGGCTACCTCGCCGAGCAGGTGATGGCCGAGGTCCGGGAACTCGAAACCGCGACGCTGTTCGACGAGGAGCAAATCCGCCGCGAGGTCTCGAAGGAGTGCATCTACGGCGTGGACCTCAACGGGATGGCGGTCGAACTCGCGAAGCTCTCGATGTGGCTCGAAACCCTCTCGGCCGACCAGCCGCTGGCGTTCCTCGACCACCACCTCAAGGCCGGGAACTCGCTGGTCGGGAGCGACATCACCGAGATTCTGTCCACGAGCGACGAGGACGGCCCGTCGGGACAGGCGAAACTGCAGGACTTTCTGGAACAGACCCGCCAGCAGGCCCTCCAGCAGGTGATGGACCGCATGCAGGACCTGCTGGCAATCGAGAACGACACCCTCGCGGATATCAAGGAGATGGAACGCACCTACGAGGAGATTCGCGAGGACCCCCTGTTCGAGCGCCTCCTCGAAATGGCGTCGGTCCACACCGCCGGACAGTTCGGCCTCGACGTGCCAGACAACGCCGACGAGCGAATGGCGAAGGCGCTCCGCGACGATTCGTGGGCCGACGTGGCCGAGACCGATTGGTTCCGGAGCGCGCAGGCGATGGCTGGTGAGGAACAGTTCTTCCACTGGGAACTGGAGTTCCCCGAGGTGTTCTTCGGGGAGGACGGTGGTGTGTCTGAGGATGCAGGGTTCGATGCTGTGGTCGGGAATCCGCCGTACGTTCGAATCTATGGAGATACCTTAAATGACGACTTTGTTGAATTCCTAAGAACGACCTATGAGACCGCCCATATGAAATTCGATCTCTATGTTATTTTCACCCAGAAAGGAATTGAGTTGACTCGGGAAAACGGCACATTCTCATATATAATTCCAGACAAATTTGCGAATGCGCCCTATGGAGAACCGATTAGGGAATTTATACTTAGACAAACGTCGATTCAATCTATTCTTGATTTAAGAGAAAAGAGCGTATTTAAGGGAGTTACTGTTTCAAACCTCATTCCCGTTCTCAGAAATAGTAACTCATCCGAAAAATCGTTTGAGTTGCGGTTATGGAAGGACGATACGCATCAGGTGGCTGGTTCATTAACACGCGAGACAACGGTATCTAGAGATGACAGCTCTTTCAGGCTTTCCAGAACTGCCAAGGATGTTGAGCTAAGTCAAAAAATCAAAAACCAATCTCTTCGATTTGACAGAATCTTCTATGTTAACTGGGGACTACGAACTGGAACAAAAGAGAAAACTGAGAAATACGTGGTAAAGGATTCGGATGCACCAAATTCATATCCAATGATTCGTGGGCAAAATATTGTTGGCCGATATCGACTTAACCCTCCTTCAGAGAGAATCATCTACGAGAAATCAGACCTCTATAATCCGATGTTTGCGGAACTCTTTGAAAGTGATAAAATTGTTTTCCGAAAAATTAGTGGACGGGGCTTGATGGCTGTCGCAGATAAAACCGGATACTACTGCTTCTCGACACTTATTCCGTGTGTGAATATCCAAGATGTTCAGGATGTTAACCGACCCGGAATACCAGAAGCGACTCCAGAATCCAGTAAATACACTAATATTTATTATCCGCTCACATTAGTGAACTCGTCACTAATGCAGTGGTTCTACAAGACGAACTTATCGGACAATCTTAGTGTGGTGCCGAACCACATCAATAAACTCCCCATTGCAGAGATTGAGGGACCAGCAAAGAGTCACAAAAAAGAGTCTGAGAACGGCCTTACTGAGAAAGCGATCAGAGCAATAAATGGTTCCCAGAGCATAGAAAATGTCGTGGACTCTGCTTCTGAAATTCTCTCAGAAGATAGAGATACTGAGGTCTATAGACTTCTATCAAATATCGGCGAAGAAATTATGGAACTTAATCAGTCTCATCTTCAACTGAACCTTCAACTTCAGGACTACCTCGGAAACTACTCCGACGGCCAGACCATCACCGAAATCGGCTTCACCCAACCCCCAGCAGGCTCTGCGAATTCCATCCTGAACGAGACCACCGAGACCAGAACCAAACTCCAGATAGAGCGCGCGAAGGTCGAACGCGAAGGCCCCACCAGCGTCACCGTCCACCTCACGGCGCGCTACAAGCCCGACGAGGAGGACGGCCACGACCTCGACCAGTACGGCTACACCGAGACGGAGTTCCTGCCCGCGCTCCGAATCACCGACCTGACCGAGACCGAGGCAGACCTCGTGGAGGCGTTCGTCCCGGTCGCCGTCGAGGAGGCCGGAGGCTTCGCCGACTTCCGCGACAACGCCACCAAGACGAACTCGCTCATGGACCGACTCAAGAAACTCACGCTTCCGAAAGTCGAGGACGTTGAGTCCGGACTGAAAAGCTACATCGAGACCAAAGCCCGCGCCGAGGAACTGGACGCGAAAATCGAGCGGACCGACGACCTCATCGACCAGATCGTCTACGAACTGTACGGCCTGACCGACGAGGAGATAGAAATCGTCGAGAACGCGGTCGGAGAGTAG
- a CDS encoding winged helix-turn-helix domain-containing protein codes for MSSEPNHVSDRSMREKRLAYPSGWLYLCQHESVHFIIDALLQVDPKKEFNKTELAEFAGISAQSVRRHIDKLVELGVVAETAGGKRYHYNLESEVGQLIAELNGEINAIGAGRADPTSDE; via the coding sequence ATGAGTAGCGAACCCAATCACGTCAGCGACCGGAGTATGCGAGAAAAGCGACTCGCGTATCCGAGTGGCTGGCTCTACCTCTGTCAGCACGAGAGCGTTCACTTCATTATCGACGCGCTCCTGCAGGTCGACCCGAAGAAGGAGTTCAACAAGACCGAACTCGCCGAGTTCGCGGGCATCAGTGCCCAGAGCGTCCGCCGTCACATCGACAAGCTCGTGGAACTCGGCGTCGTGGCCGAGACGGCGGGCGGCAAGCGATATCACTACAATCTGGAGAGCGAGGTCGGCCAGCTCATCGCCGAACTCAACGGGGAAATAAACGCAATCGGGGCGGGCCGTGCCGACCCGACGAGCGACGAGTAG
- a CDS encoding DNA topoisomerase I: MELIITEKDNAARRIADILSGESAEADRRNGVNVYEWGGKRCIGLSGHVVGVDFPDEYNDWRDVEPVELIDAPIEKKPTKENIVRTLRLLARKADLVTIATDYDREGELIGKEAWELVREVNDEVPIRRVRFSSITDNEVVDAFEDPDELDFDLAAAGEARQEIDLIWGAALTRFLSLSARQLGDDFISVGRVQSPTLKLIVDREREIEAFDPEDYWELFADLLKEDADEDAAFESQYFYLDDEDNEAERVWDEETAESVFEALDAATEAVVERVSRRTRTDDPPAPFNTTQFIRAAGSLGYSAQRAMSIAEDLYTAGYITYPRTDNTVYPDDLDPEELLDAFSGDYHFGDDADDLLEADDIEPTEGDEETTDHPPIHPTEDLPTKGDLSDDEWEVYELVVRRFFATVADSAKWEHLKVVAGVEADGDTHRLKSNGKRLVEEGYHAVYPYFNTSENYVPDVTEGEQLAVTDARIEDKQTQPPRRYGQSRLIETMEKMGVGTKSTRHNTVEKLYDRGYVEGDPPRPTQLAKAVVEAAEEFADLVVSEEMTRELEEDMTAIAEGEADIEDVADESREYLQQVFEELRESREEVGDLLQKSLKADKTLGPCPESDHELLVRQSRRGSYFVGCDGYPDCEYTLPLPNTGKPLILDEECEEHGLRHVKMLAGRQTFVHGCPLCKAEEADEEDDEVIGVCPECGEGVAPEEQRSEGGETAEADGGELAIKHLQNGSRLVGCTRYPDCDYSLPLPRRGDIEITDERCEEHDLPELVVHNGDEPWELGCPICNYREYQARESESGSDLESVDGIGSKTAEKLAAAGVESIEDLKEAEVETVASEVSGVSEDRLRSWQAKAD; encoded by the coding sequence ATGGAGCTGATAATCACCGAGAAGGACAACGCCGCGCGGCGCATCGCCGACATCCTGAGCGGCGAGTCGGCCGAAGCCGACCGCCGAAACGGCGTCAACGTCTACGAGTGGGGCGGCAAGCGGTGCATCGGCCTCTCGGGCCACGTCGTCGGCGTGGACTTCCCCGACGAGTACAACGACTGGCGCGACGTCGAGCCGGTCGAGCTCATCGACGCGCCCATCGAGAAGAAGCCCACGAAGGAGAACATCGTCCGGACGCTGCGCCTGCTCGCGCGCAAGGCCGATCTGGTCACCATCGCGACCGACTACGACCGGGAGGGCGAACTCATCGGTAAGGAGGCGTGGGAGCTCGTCCGCGAGGTCAACGACGAGGTCCCCATCCGGCGGGTCCGGTTCTCCTCTATCACCGACAACGAGGTGGTCGACGCCTTCGAGGACCCCGACGAACTCGACTTCGATCTGGCCGCCGCGGGCGAGGCCAGACAGGAGATAGACCTCATCTGGGGCGCGGCGCTGACGCGATTCCTCTCGCTGTCGGCCCGCCAGCTCGGCGACGACTTCATCTCGGTCGGGCGGGTGCAGTCGCCCACCCTCAAGCTCATCGTGGACCGCGAGCGCGAGATCGAGGCGTTCGACCCCGAGGACTACTGGGAGCTGTTCGCCGACCTCCTGAAGGAGGACGCCGACGAGGACGCCGCGTTCGAGTCCCAGTACTTCTACCTCGACGACGAGGACAATGAGGCCGAGCGCGTCTGGGACGAGGAGACCGCAGAATCCGTGTTCGAGGCGCTCGACGCCGCGACCGAGGCGGTCGTCGAGCGCGTCTCCCGGCGCACCCGGACCGACGACCCGCCAGCGCCGTTCAACACCACCCAGTTCATCCGCGCGGCGGGGAGTCTGGGTTACTCGGCCCAGCGCGCGATGAGCATCGCCGAGGACCTCTACACCGCGGGCTACATCACCTACCCGCGGACCGACAACACGGTCTATCCCGACGATTTGGACCCCGAGGAACTGCTCGACGCCTTCTCGGGCGACTACCACTTCGGCGACGACGCCGACGACCTGCTGGAGGCCGACGACATCGAACCCACCGAGGGCGACGAGGAGACCACCGACCACCCGCCCATCCACCCGACCGAGGACCTGCCGACGAAGGGCGACCTGAGCGACGACGAGTGGGAGGTCTACGAACTCGTCGTCCGGCGCTTTTTCGCCACCGTCGCCGATTCGGCGAAGTGGGAGCACCTCAAGGTCGTGGCGGGCGTCGAGGCCGACGGCGACACCCACCGGCTCAAGTCCAACGGCAAGCGCCTCGTCGAGGAGGGCTACCACGCGGTCTACCCCTACTTCAACACCTCCGAGAACTACGTCCCCGACGTGACCGAGGGCGAGCAGCTCGCGGTGACCGACGCTCGCATCGAGGACAAGCAGACCCAGCCCCCTCGCCGGTACGGCCAGTCGCGGCTCATCGAGACCATGGAGAAGATGGGGGTGGGGACCAAGAGCACGAGACACAACACCGTAGAGAAGCTCTACGACCGCGGCTACGTCGAGGGCGACCCGCCCAGACCCACCCAGCTCGCGAAGGCGGTCGTCGAGGCCGCAGAGGAGTTCGCCGACCTCGTGGTCAGCGAGGAGATGACCCGCGAACTGGAGGAGGACATGACCGCCATCGCGGAGGGCGAGGCCGACATCGAGGACGTGGCCGACGAGTCCCGGGAGTACCTCCAGCAGGTCTTCGAGGAGCTCCGGGAATCCCGCGAGGAGGTCGGCGACCTGCTCCAGAAGTCGCTGAAGGCCGACAAGACCCTCGGGCCGTGTCCCGAGTCGGACCACGAACTCCTCGTCCGCCAGAGCAGGCGGGGGTCGTACTTCGTCGGCTGTGACGGCTACCCCGACTGCGAGTACACCCTCCCGCTCCCGAACACGGGCAAGCCGCTCATCCTCGACGAGGAGTGCGAGGAACACGGCCTGCGCCACGTCAAGATGCTCGCGGGCCGCCAGACGTTCGTCCACGGCTGTCCCCTCTGCAAGGCCGAGGAGGCCGACGAGGAGGACGACGAGGTCATCGGGGTCTGCCCGGAATGTGGAGAGGGCGTTGCTCCGGAGGAGCAACGAAGCGAAGGCGGTGAAACCGCCGAAGCCGACGGCGGGGAGTTGGCCATCAAGCACCTCCAGAACGGGTCGCGGCTCGTGGGCTGTACGCGGTACCCCGACTGCGACTACTCCCTGCCGCTCCCGCGTCGGGGGGACATCGAAATCACCGACGAGCGCTGCGAGGAACACGACCTGCCCGAACTCGTGGTCCACAACGGCGACGAGCCGTGGGAACTGGGGTGTCCCATCTGCAACTACCGCGAGTATCAGGCCCGCGAGAGCGAGTCGGGGAGCGACCTCGAATCCGTGGACGGAATCGGCTCGAAGACGGCCGAGAAGCTCGCGGCGGCGGGCGTCGAGAGCATCGAGGACCTCAAGGAGGCCGAAGTCGAGACGGTGGCCTCGGAGGTCAGCGGGGTCAGCGAGGACCGACTCCGGAGCTGGCAGGCGAAGGCGGACTAG
- a CDS encoding DUF7518 family protein yields the protein MSDADERVEELEAKIDRLEATVQGLTEELVEVNERLETLESEGAATDGRSADAAGGPSSPRANDDNDESKSDQSKEEDETGDDSGLGDDIIVA from the coding sequence ATGAGTGACGCCGACGAGCGAGTCGAGGAACTCGAAGCGAAGATAGACCGGCTCGAAGCGACGGTGCAGGGACTGACCGAGGAACTCGTCGAAGTCAACGAGCGCCTCGAAACGCTGGAGTCGGAGGGTGCCGCGACCGACGGCAGGTCGGCCGACGCGGCGGGAGGACCGAGTTCCCCGCGAGCGAACGATGATAACGACGAGTCTAAAAGCGACCAGTCCAAGGAAGAAGACGAGACGGGGGACGATTCCGGCTTGGGCGACGACATCATCGTCGCGTAA